One part of the Truepera radiovictrix DSM 17093 genome encodes these proteins:
- a CDS encoding M16 family metallopeptidase: MDPEPVIHTHTFENGLTLVLEPMPWLPSAAFELLLPFGAATDPTGAAGSATVLHDWLYRGAGGRDSRAFSDALDALGVRRGGGAGRESSSFSGSLLADALPEALGLYADLVRRPHLESGEFEGARALALQELASLDDSPTERLFIALTEALFASPHARSPYGEEAELRALTPEGVRADARRRLAPRGAVLSVAGGVAWEPLKETVAALFGDWQGDGVALPEVALKAPRRAHVAAPTAQTQIGVAFAALPPGDPHWYHNALAVGVLSGGMGSRLFSEVREKRALVYSVAAVSRTVRGFGYTLGYAGTTPERADETLRVLLRELERLREGVTEDELERARTGLLSSLVMQGESSGARASALARDLFLLGAPRTVAEVQAGVEAVTLESLNRFLANQRAPRFTVVTLGPKPLAAPSTPDALEGART; this comes from the coding sequence ATGGACCCGGAACCCGTCATCCATACCCACACCTTCGAGAACGGCCTTACGCTGGTGCTCGAGCCCATGCCCTGGCTGCCCTCGGCCGCGTTTGAGCTGCTGCTGCCCTTTGGCGCCGCGACCGACCCGACCGGGGCTGCGGGGAGCGCGACCGTGCTCCACGACTGGCTCTACCGCGGGGCGGGGGGGCGCGACTCGCGCGCCTTTAGCGACGCGCTCGACGCGCTCGGCGTGCGCCGCGGCGGGGGGGCAGGGCGGGAGAGCAGCTCGTTCTCCGGTTCGCTCCTCGCCGACGCGCTCCCCGAAGCGCTCGGCCTCTACGCCGACCTCGTGCGCCGGCCGCACCTCGAGAGCGGCGAGTTCGAGGGGGCGCGCGCCCTGGCCCTGCAGGAGCTCGCCTCGCTCGACGACAGCCCGACGGAGCGGCTCTTTATCGCCCTCACGGAGGCGCTCTTCGCCTCCCCGCACGCGCGCAGCCCCTACGGCGAGGAGGCTGAGCTGAGGGCGCTGACGCCGGAAGGGGTGCGCGCGGACGCCCGACGCCGCCTCGCGCCGCGCGGCGCGGTGTTGAGCGTCGCGGGCGGGGTGGCCTGGGAGCCCCTCAAGGAGACCGTGGCGGCGCTTTTCGGCGACTGGCAAGGCGACGGGGTCGCGCTCCCCGAGGTCGCCTTGAAGGCGCCCCGCCGCGCGCACGTGGCGGCGCCCACCGCGCAGACGCAGATCGGCGTGGCCTTTGCGGCGCTCCCGCCCGGCGACCCACACTGGTATCACAACGCGCTCGCCGTCGGGGTGTTAAGCGGCGGGATGGGCTCGAGGCTATTCAGTGAGGTGCGCGAAAAGCGGGCGCTCGTCTACAGCGTCGCGGCGGTGAGCCGCACGGTGCGCGGTTTCGGCTACACCCTGGGTTACGCCGGCACCACCCCCGAGCGCGCCGACGAGACGCTGCGGGTGCTCTTGCGCGAGCTCGAACGGCTCCGCGAGGGCGTCACCGAGGACGAGTTGGAGCGCGCCCGCACGGGGCTCCTGTCAAGCCTGGTGATGCAGGGCGAGTCGAGCGGCGCCCGCGCGAGCGCCCTCGCGCGCGACCTCTTCTTGCTGGGGGCGCCGCGCACGGTCGCTGAGGTGCAAGCGGGGGTCGAGGCCGTGACGCTAGAGAGCCTCAACCGCTTTCTCGCAAACCAACGGGCGCCGCGTTTTACCGTCGTGACCCTCGGCCCGAAGCCGCTCGCCGCCCCGAGCACCCCGGACGCCCTGGAGGGGGCGCGCACATGA
- a CDS encoding M16 family metallopeptidase, which yields MTFFETTLDNGLTVIGEHNPRARSVAAGYFVRTGARDEAPEEAGVSHFLEHMMFKGTERRSAEAINLAFDALGANYNAYTSDERTVYYGAVLPTRLEALLDLLTDMMRPALREEDFALEKNVILEEIAMYEDRPSFKVFEEGNARFYRGHPLGNAVLGSADSIRALTREQMMAYFEARYAADNLFLALTGRFDWDAVLRQVEALTRGWRPSGATRRYPELEPATGDVRLEQPPLARTHTALYAPGVSAQDPLRSAAGVLANLLGDGSGSRLYWALVDHGLAESASLSHDPADGAGVFVGYLSTGPEAHEEALAVFKRTLQEVQTSGVGDEEWRRAQRKLATRLTLRGETPFGRLMSLGVRYEYDRRYASVQETIAEIMAATPDDAHKLLAKRPFDALFSLTLAPAAS from the coding sequence ATGACCTTTTTCGAGACGACGCTGGACAACGGCCTGACCGTTATCGGCGAACACAACCCGCGCGCGCGCTCGGTCGCAGCGGGCTACTTCGTCCGCACGGGGGCCCGCGATGAGGCGCCGGAGGAGGCCGGGGTCTCGCACTTTTTAGAACACATGATGTTTAAGGGGACCGAGCGCCGCAGCGCCGAGGCGATCAACCTGGCTTTCGACGCGCTGGGCGCCAACTACAACGCCTACACCTCCGACGAGCGCACCGTCTACTACGGCGCGGTGCTGCCCACGCGCCTCGAGGCGCTCTTAGACCTCCTCACCGACATGATGCGCCCCGCGCTGCGCGAAGAGGACTTCGCGCTCGAGAAAAACGTGATCCTAGAGGAGATCGCCATGTACGAAGACCGCCCGAGCTTCAAGGTCTTCGAGGAGGGGAACGCCCGTTTTTACCGCGGGCACCCCCTGGGCAACGCGGTGCTCGGGTCGGCCGACTCGATCCGCGCGCTGACGCGCGAGCAGATGATGGCCTACTTCGAGGCGCGCTACGCCGCCGACAACCTCTTTTTGGCGCTCACCGGCCGCTTCGACTGGGACGCGGTGCTCAGGCAGGTCGAGGCGCTGACGAGAGGTTGGCGCCCGAGCGGGGCGACGCGGCGCTACCCAGAGCTTGAGCCGGCCACGGGCGACGTGCGCCTCGAGCAGCCGCCCCTCGCCCGCACGCACACCGCCCTCTACGCCCCCGGCGTGAGCGCGCAGGACCCCTTGCGGAGCGCGGCGGGGGTGCTCGCCAACCTCTTGGGCGACGGCAGCGGCAGCCGCCTCTACTGGGCGCTCGTCGACCACGGCCTCGCCGAGAGCGCGTCCTTGTCGCACGACCCCGCCGACGGGGCGGGGGTGTTCGTCGGTTACCTGTCGACGGGGCCCGAAGCGCACGAGGAGGCGCTGGCGGTCTTTAAGCGGACGCTCCAGGAGGTCCAAACGAGCGGCGTCGGGGACGAGGAGTGGCGGCGCGCGCAGCGCAAGCTGGCGACGCGGCTCACCCTGCGCGGCGAGACCCCCTTCGGCCGGCTTATGTCGCTGGGGGTGCGTTACGAGTACGACCGGCGTTACGCGTCGGTGCAGGAGACCATCGCCGAGATCATGGCGGCGACCCCGGACGACGCCCACAAGCTCCTGGCCAAGCGCCCCTTCGACGCCCTATTTAGCCTGACGCTGGCGCCCGCGGCCTCCTAA
- a CDS encoding LptF/LptG family permease: MRLDRYLLRECLPALLFSLLLYSGLAVTSANFPRLQWIIGTPLWGMLGWLALQLPTAIVQTLPIALLLAVLLTFGRLAAANELLAVQAGGVALRRLSAPMLALGLLAAGCALAMNQWVLPRANVRVGALWWELTSGGSGLFRLERQSIPLGEFSLSFAATDRRTDDLFGVRLEAWRGRQLSVVLAERARFVEGGLELYGYQNAVLDVGSLRDGAGTPEAQLQALVRLHNRAPSPDAPLRITFAEDVDELITRFSGGGFEDTRSVTRTLRDANDPSLSAAERRAAAVLFHRKLAEPFANLTLLAVALPLAVLHARSRSVAFGLSLAVTLAWYLLLTLGQLLAQAGVLPVWLGLWFGNALLLLLGLYLLYARTNLR; encoded by the coding sequence ATGCGCCTCGACCGTTACCTGCTGCGCGAGTGCCTGCCGGCGCTCCTCTTTAGCCTCTTGCTCTATAGCGGCCTGGCGGTGACCAGCGCGAACTTTCCGCGCCTGCAGTGGATCATCGGCACGCCCCTCTGGGGGATGCTCGGTTGGTTGGCGCTGCAGCTGCCCACGGCGATTGTCCAGACGCTGCCGATCGCGCTGCTTCTAGCCGTGCTCCTCACCTTCGGGCGCCTCGCCGCGGCTAACGAACTGCTCGCGGTGCAAGCGGGCGGGGTGGCGCTGCGCCGCCTGAGCGCCCCCATGCTCGCGCTCGGGCTGCTCGCCGCGGGGTGTGCGCTCGCCATGAACCAGTGGGTCTTGCCGCGCGCTAACGTGCGGGTCGGCGCGCTCTGGTGGGAGCTCACAAGTGGCGGCAGCGGGCTTTTCCGGCTCGAGCGCCAGAGCATCCCCTTGGGGGAGTTTTCGCTCTCGTTTGCCGCGACCGACCGCCGCACCGACGACCTCTTCGGGGTGCGCCTGGAGGCCTGGCGCGGGCGCCAGCTGAGCGTGGTGCTCGCCGAAAGGGCCCGCTTCGTCGAGGGGGGGCTCGAACTCTACGGCTACCAGAACGCCGTTTTGGACGTCGGCAGCTTGCGCGACGGCGCTGGCACCCCCGAGGCGCAGCTCCAGGCGCTCGTGCGGCTGCATAACCGCGCCCCCTCGCCCGACGCACCGCTGCGCATCACCTTCGCCGAGGACGTCGACGAACTCATCACCCGCTTTTCCGGCGGCGGCTTCGAGGACACCCGTTCGGTGACCCGCACCCTAAGAGACGCCAACGACCCGAGCCTCAGCGCCGCCGAGCGCCGCGCCGCGGCCGTGCTCTTTCACCGCAAGTTGGCCGAGCCCTTTGCCAACCTCACGCTGCTCGCGGTCGCGCTGCCGCTGGCGGTGCTACACGCCCGCAGCCGCAGCGTCGCCTTCGGTCTATCGCTCGCCGTGACGCTCGCGTGGTATCTGCTCCTCACCCTGGGGCAGCTGCTGGCCCAAGCGGGGGTGCTGCCGGTATGGCTGGGGTTGTGGTTCGGCAACGCGCTGCTGTTGCTCTTGGGGCTCTATCTGCTCTACGCGAGGACCAACCTCAGGTAG
- a CDS encoding Eco57I restriction-modification methylase domain-containing protein: protein MTSHPAPLFDLPEVRSPDLLEAIALLSEAGIEERGAVFTNPEVVHFMLDLVGYTAEHDLTQLRILEPSFGDGSFLLPVVDRLLASWKRHHQSREPYSVLKNSLRAVELHRDTARATEQKVIAKLEAAGIKAATAQDLTRDWLLQDDFLAASIEGKFTHIVGNPPYVRQELISAPLMKFYRSKYATVYDRADLYVPFIERGLRLLEPGGKLSFICSDRWMKNRYGRRLRKLVADNYHLKHYVDMVGTDAFRTEVAAYTSITTIVNDRGDTTAIAKRPKLDAAYLKELAVQLNNEDRAEGAPVEVISNAVNGDEPWLLDCAPQLQLIRAIERAYKPLEEAGGRVGIGVASGCDRVYIAPYDALDVEPERKLPIAMAQDLASGQFVWGGKGIINPFEADGQLANPDHYPKFAAFLEANRKTIAERHVARKNPSGWFRTIDRIYPHLAGEKKLLIPDIRNEPIVAYEEGTAYPHHNLYWVTSRTWDLRALQAVLRSDIAKLFVWAYSVKMRGGWLRFQAQNLRRICLPVWETVSEQMRETLIELGGGNDHAAINAAVFELYNLDWRDIEIIKSIN from the coding sequence ATGACTTCACATCCGGCTCCTTTGTTTGATCTTCCCGAGGTAAGAAGCCCTGACCTTTTAGAGGCTATCGCGCTGCTGTCGGAGGCCGGAATTGAGGAGCGTGGTGCAGTTTTTACCAACCCTGAGGTTGTTCACTTCATGCTCGACCTGGTGGGTTACACCGCTGAACATGATCTAACCCAGCTACGCATCCTGGAGCCATCCTTTGGAGACGGTAGTTTTCTTCTGCCGGTGGTAGACAGGTTATTAGCTTCTTGGAAGCGCCATCATCAGAGTCGTGAACCCTATAGCGTCCTCAAAAACAGTCTAAGAGCAGTAGAGTTACACCGTGATACGGCTCGGGCGACTGAGCAAAAGGTGATCGCCAAGCTAGAAGCCGCCGGGATCAAAGCAGCTACTGCGCAGGACTTGACTAGAGATTGGCTATTGCAAGATGATTTTCTTGCAGCATCTATAGAGGGTAAATTTACACATATTGTCGGTAATCCCCCGTATGTCCGCCAAGAGCTTATTTCGGCACCACTGATGAAGTTTTACCGTAGCAAGTACGCGACGGTTTATGATCGAGCCGATCTCTATGTCCCATTCATCGAGCGCGGTCTGAGATTGCTAGAGCCGGGCGGCAAACTCTCCTTTATTTGCTCAGATCGATGGATGAAGAACCGCTACGGTAGACGGCTCCGTAAGCTTGTGGCCGACAACTACCACCTGAAGCACTACGTTGACATGGTAGGTACTGACGCCTTCAGAACCGAAGTGGCTGCATATACCTCAATCACGACCATCGTAAATGATCGGGGTGACACGACTGCGATAGCCAAGCGCCCGAAGTTGGATGCCGCTTATCTAAAGGAATTGGCTGTGCAGCTTAATAACGAAGATCGTGCTGAGGGCGCCCCAGTCGAGGTGATATCCAACGCAGTCAATGGAGATGAGCCGTGGCTACTGGACTGTGCGCCGCAGCTTCAGCTTATCCGTGCTATCGAACGGGCTTACAAGCCGCTAGAAGAGGCCGGGGGGCGTGTGGGTATTGGAGTTGCTTCCGGCTGTGACCGGGTGTACATAGCGCCTTACGACGCGCTAGACGTGGAGCCGGAGCGCAAGTTGCCTATTGCGATGGCGCAAGACCTGGCCAGTGGCCAGTTTGTCTGGGGCGGCAAGGGCATTATCAATCCCTTTGAGGCCGACGGGCAGCTAGCAAATCCCGACCACTATCCCAAATTCGCTGCTTTCCTCGAGGCTAACCGTAAGACGATAGCTGAACGGCACGTTGCACGGAAAAACCCTTCTGGCTGGTTCCGGACGATCGACCGTATTTATCCGCACCTCGCTGGAGAAAAAAAACTGCTCATCCCCGATATTCGGAACGAGCCGATTGTGGCTTACGAAGAGGGAACCGCCTACCCGCACCACAATCTCTACTGGGTGACAAGCCGGACATGGGATCTGCGGGCGCTCCAAGCCGTCCTGCGTTCAGATATAGCGAAGCTATTTGTCTGGGCCTATTCAGTCAAGATGCGGGGTGGCTGGTTGCGTTTCCAAGCGCAAAACCTGCGCCGCATCTGCCTTCCGGTTTGGGAAACTGTAAGCGAGCAGATGAGGGAAACGCTTATCGAACTAGGCGGTGGCAACGACCATGCCGCAATTAACGCAGCTGTGTTCGAGCTTTACAATCTCGACTGGCGCGACATCGAAATAATTAAATCCATCAACTAA
- a CDS encoding RelA/SpoT family protein has translation MDAPQSLLDKTSYLSDAARARLCEAYALAEAAHRGVTRRSGEPYITHPVAVTELLAEMHLDVDALIAGLLHDTVEDTDVTFEEIEARFGAPVRRIVEGETKISKLKIRQLEAGAEEEQAENLRQMLLAMVGDVRIILVKLADRLHNMRTLRHMPPEKQRRIARETLEIFAPLAHRLGINHIKSELEELGFFYLEPERYRALQRQVRMRRAEREAYVQRSIALLEERLAQEGLTFEISGRSKGLYSVYRKMQRDAKNLDQIFDLMAIRAILTPTGGGESVEDEEKAICYRALGIIHSIWTPIPGRFKDYVAVPKPNGYQSLHTTVIGLQGQPIEVQIRTRRMHEIAEYGVAAHWAYKQGFGDPSQLQARLTWMKQLLDVNNTAESAGAFIDTVKSDFLSERVLVFTPAGDVVNLPLGSTPIDFAYHVHTEVGHRCIGARVNGEIVPLSYALQTGDRVEILTNRGAQYGPSPDWLSIAVTRGAKQKIRHYFRQQEREGVLESAKRTLERALRRKNLSVAHYTGKKLEVAAKKLLNADSVDELYLALHAKRLTTKQILAELVPSTPKGPDPKTPPKARHGTGGIYVDGLDAPAKLAQCCSPVRGDDVVGYVTRGRGVTVHRYNCPNVKHLLRKESERLVNVTWDAPSGEVYPVDFEVIGVDRPGLLMDVLDVIASMNKSASRVTADVQDSTSARIHFRIDVKDQSEVDRVKDTVLRIADVTRIYRSRPGLKV, from the coding sequence ATGGACGCGCCGCAGAGCCTGCTCGACAAAACCTCCTACCTGAGTGACGCCGCCAGGGCGCGCCTGTGCGAAGCCTACGCGCTCGCCGAGGCGGCGCACCGCGGTGTGACGCGCCGTTCGGGGGAGCCCTACATCACCCACCCGGTCGCCGTCACCGAGCTTTTGGCCGAGATGCACCTCGACGTCGACGCTCTCATCGCGGGGCTGCTGCACGACACCGTCGAGGACACCGACGTGACCTTCGAGGAGATCGAGGCGCGTTTCGGCGCCCCCGTGCGCCGCATCGTCGAGGGTGAGACGAAGATCAGCAAGCTGAAAATCCGTCAGCTCGAGGCGGGGGCGGAGGAGGAGCAGGCCGAAAACCTCCGCCAGATGCTCCTGGCGATGGTCGGCGACGTGCGCATCATCCTCGTCAAACTCGCCGACCGGCTGCACAACATGCGCACGCTGCGGCACATGCCCCCCGAAAAGCAGCGCCGCATCGCCCGCGAGACCCTGGAGATCTTTGCGCCGCTCGCGCACCGCCTGGGGATCAACCACATCAAGAGCGAGCTCGAAGAGCTGGGGTTTTTCTACCTCGAGCCTGAACGCTACCGCGCCCTGCAGCGGCAGGTGCGGATGCGCCGCGCCGAGCGCGAGGCGTACGTGCAGCGCTCGATCGCCCTTTTAGAGGAGCGGCTCGCCCAAGAGGGGCTCACCTTCGAGATCTCGGGGCGGAGCAAGGGGCTCTACAGCGTCTACCGCAAGATGCAGCGCGACGCTAAAAACTTGGACCAGATCTTCGACCTCATGGCGATCCGTGCGATCCTCACCCCGACGGGGGGCGGGGAGAGCGTCGAGGATGAGGAAAAAGCGATCTGCTACCGCGCTCTGGGGATCATCCACTCGATCTGGACGCCGATCCCGGGCCGCTTTAAAGACTACGTGGCGGTGCCCAAACCGAACGGCTACCAGTCGCTGCACACGACCGTCATCGGCCTCCAGGGCCAGCCCATCGAGGTGCAGATCCGCACGCGCCGAATGCACGAGATCGCCGAGTACGGGGTGGCGGCGCACTGGGCGTACAAGCAGGGTTTTGGCGACCCCTCGCAGCTCCAAGCACGCCTGACCTGGATGAAGCAGCTTCTAGACGTCAACAACACCGCCGAGAGCGCGGGCGCCTTTATCGACACCGTCAAGAGCGACTTCCTCTCCGAGCGGGTGCTCGTCTTTACCCCGGCGGGCGACGTGGTCAACCTGCCTTTGGGCAGCACCCCCATCGACTTTGCCTATCACGTGCACACCGAGGTCGGGCACCGCTGCATCGGCGCGCGCGTAAACGGTGAGATCGTGCCGCTCTCCTACGCGCTGCAGACGGGCGACCGGGTCGAGATCCTCACAAACCGCGGCGCGCAGTATGGGCCGTCGCCCGACTGGTTGAGCATCGCGGTGACGCGCGGGGCAAAGCAGAAGATCCGCCACTACTTCCGGCAGCAGGAGCGCGAAGGGGTCCTGGAGAGCGCGAAGCGCACGCTCGAGCGTGCCTTGCGCCGCAAAAACCTCTCGGTCGCGCACTACACCGGCAAAAAGCTCGAAGTCGCCGCCAAAAAGCTCCTAAACGCCGACTCGGTCGACGAACTCTACCTCGCGCTGCACGCCAAGCGCCTGACGACCAAGCAGATCCTCGCCGAGCTCGTGCCGAGCACCCCCAAGGGGCCCGACCCCAAAACGCCTCCGAAAGCGCGGCACGGTACGGGGGGCATCTACGTCGACGGGCTCGACGCGCCCGCCAAGCTGGCGCAGTGCTGTAGCCCCGTGCGCGGCGACGACGTCGTCGGCTACGTCACGCGGGGGCGCGGCGTGACGGTGCACCGCTACAACTGCCCGAACGTCAAGCACCTGCTGCGCAAAGAGAGCGAACGCCTCGTCAACGTCACCTGGGACGCGCCGAGCGGCGAGGTCTACCCCGTGGACTTCGAGGTCATCGGGGTCGACCGCCCCGGGCTGCTGATGGACGTGCTCGACGTCATCGCCTCGATGAACAAGTCGGCCTCGCGGGTAACGGCCGACGTGCAAGACAGCACGAGCGCGCGCATCCACTTTCGCATCGACGTCAAGGATCAGAGCGAGGTCGACCGGGTCAAAGACACCGTGCTGCGCATCGCGGACGTGACCCGCATCTACCGCTCGAGGCCGGGGCTCAAGGTGTGA
- a CDS encoding ATP-binding cassette domain-containing protein yields the protein MSKAYKTREVLTSICLEVDRGDFVAIEGGPESGKSTLLSLIGLLDTPSSGAYRLEGRSVAGLSDTQRARLRNRTFGFVFQTPTLLPQLSAWQNVARPLLYAGVARRERQRRALELLEALDLADRAHLRPAHLSFEAQRRVALARALVNDPPILLLDEPTSRLTAAQWEPLLKLVEARHRAGATVLLTTRDPAVAARSSTRYVLDGGRLEPVAPEGTGGTETPSEALRLYALGSPQVFYRGRLSLAPRQLDILALLAAHPEGLSGERLLLLTYGDAGKMATLKASLSRLRQSIPITNRPYRLGVACYVDFTEVTELVKRGEVAAAVQRYRGDLLPASDAPGVVELRETLLEALRQAALASEDADAVFALAETQGDDLELWEAALDLLPTDNPKVALAQAHLKRVEKAWED from the coding sequence GTGAGCAAAGCTTACAAAACCCGCGAGGTGTTGACGTCTATCTGCCTCGAGGTCGACCGAGGCGACTTCGTCGCCATCGAGGGGGGACCCGAGTCGGGTAAGTCCACCCTGCTCAGCCTTATCGGCCTGCTCGACACGCCTAGCTCGGGGGCCTACCGCTTAGAGGGGCGCTCGGTCGCTGGGCTTTCCGATACCCAGCGTGCAAGGCTGCGCAACCGGACCTTCGGTTTCGTCTTTCAAACGCCGACGCTGCTGCCGCAGCTCAGCGCGTGGCAGAACGTCGCGAGGCCGCTGCTCTACGCCGGTGTCGCCCGACGCGAACGGCAAAGACGCGCGCTGGAGCTTCTGGAAGCGCTGGACCTCGCCGACCGGGCGCACCTTCGGCCCGCCCACCTCTCCTTCGAGGCGCAGAGGCGCGTCGCGCTCGCCCGGGCGCTGGTCAACGACCCCCCCATCCTCTTGCTCGACGAGCCGACGAGCCGACTGACAGCAGCGCAGTGGGAGCCGCTGCTCAAGCTCGTCGAGGCGCGTCACAGAGCGGGCGCGACGGTGCTTCTGACCACGCGCGACCCCGCCGTCGCGGCGCGCTCGAGCACGCGGTACGTGCTCGATGGTGGTCGGCTCGAGCCGGTGGCGCCGGAGGGGACGGGCGGCACCGAAACGCCCAGCGAGGCGCTAAGGCTCTACGCCCTGGGGAGCCCGCAGGTCTTCTACCGGGGACGACTCTCCCTCGCGCCCCGCCAGCTCGACATCCTAGCGCTGCTAGCGGCCCACCCCGAAGGGCTGAGCGGCGAACGGCTCCTGCTCCTGACCTACGGCGACGCGGGGAAGATGGCGACGCTGAAGGCCTCGCTATCGCGGCTCCGCCAGAGCATCCCGATCACCAACCGCCCCTACCGCCTCGGGGTGGCCTGCTACGTCGACTTCACCGAGGTGACCGAGCTGGTGAAGCGGGGCGAGGTGGCCGCCGCCGTGCAGCGCTACCGGGGGGACTTGCTCCCCGCGTCGGACGCGCCGGGGGTGGTCGAACTGCGCGAGACGCTGCTCGAGGCGCTGCGCCAGGCCGCGCTAGCGTCAGAGGATGCCGACGCGGTGTTCGCCCTCGCCGAAACCCAAGGCGACGACCTGGAGCTCTGGGAAGCTGCCCTTGATCTTCTACCGACCGATAACCCAAAGGTCGCGTTGGCTCAGGCGCATCTCAAGCGGGTTGAGAAGGCGTGGGAAGACTAG
- a CDS encoding ABC transporter ATP-binding protein has product MGLQTSLAIRDLGYRYGPRWALRGVSAALQPGITGLLGPNGAGKTTLMRLSVGLLSPDEGGVSLLGGDPYEHPHLRSRVGYLPQHFSPPSSMRVGAYLECLALLSGRSAREARSGVAEALAAVGLSDRSRSTLGSLSGGMLRRVGVAQAIAHRPQLLIVDEPAAGLDPEERARLYRSLRDAAAERPVLVSSHMVDEIEREADAVWFLRRGELVWTGPVEEALAQMAGRVREGELPRGAAPRGVVVAEKRTAGGTHWRVIGEDGRLKVCQPTLLDAYLAHVGQGT; this is encoded by the coding sequence GTGGGGCTGCAAACGTCACTCGCCATTAGAGACCTTGGGTACCGCTACGGCCCTCGCTGGGCGCTCCGCGGTGTGAGCGCCGCGTTGCAACCTGGCATCACCGGCCTTTTGGGGCCCAACGGCGCGGGCAAGACCACGCTGATGCGGCTCTCGGTGGGGCTTCTCTCGCCCGACGAGGGAGGGGTCTCCTTGCTAGGTGGCGACCCCTACGAGCACCCTCACCTGCGCTCGCGCGTGGGCTACTTGCCGCAGCACTTCAGCCCCCCCAGCTCGATGCGGGTGGGGGCGTACCTCGAGTGCCTCGCGCTGCTTTCAGGCCGGAGTGCGCGGGAGGCGCGTTCCGGCGTCGCCGAAGCGCTCGCTGCGGTCGGTCTGAGCGACCGCAGCCGCAGTACGCTCGGGTCCCTCTCCGGCGGGATGTTGCGGCGCGTGGGGGTCGCTCAAGCTATCGCCCACCGCCCGCAGCTTCTTATCGTCGATGAGCCGGCGGCTGGGCTCGACCCCGAAGAGCGCGCGCGCCTCTACCGCAGCTTGAGGGACGCGGCGGCGGAGCGGCCCGTGCTGGTGTCGTCTCACATGGTGGACGAGATCGAAAGAGAAGCCGACGCCGTGTGGTTTTTGCGCAGAGGTGAGCTCGTGTGGACGGGCCCCGTGGAGGAGGCTCTGGCGCAGATGGCTGGGCGGGTGAGGGAAGGGGAGCTGCCGCGGGGTGCGGCGCCAAGAGGCGTCGTCGTCGCCGAAAAGCGGACTGCGGGCGGCACCCATTGGCGCGTGATCGGCGAGGACGGCAGGCTAAAGGTTTGTCAGCCGACCTTGCTCGACGCCTACCTCGCGCACGTGGGTCAGGGTACTTGA